From Streptomyces chrestomyceticus JCM 4735, one genomic window encodes:
- a CDS encoding helix-turn-helix domain-containing protein: MTRAQVDQGTRLAYHRHPHHLIVWATSATVTVRTDARDRLVPPAHALWLPAGTPHALDVLQPGNSCTVAVDTVRCPITWSEPVGIVVTPLVRELIVHLDRNPHPGPTRTSVEALLLDLLEPTAGTRLHVPLPTDPRIRTIADALIANPADRRDLAAWGHEVGAGVRTLTRLFSNETGMTFARWRTHARMRAALTHLARGVSVGATARAVGYRKPGAFSDAFARVTGQAPSAWLPLEREN, from the coding sequence GTGACCCGCGCGCAGGTCGATCAGGGCACCCGGTTGGCCTACCACCGCCATCCGCATCACCTGATCGTGTGGGCGACGAGCGCGACCGTCACGGTGCGCACCGACGCCCGGGACCGGCTCGTGCCGCCGGCCCATGCGCTCTGGCTGCCCGCCGGCACACCGCACGCCTTGGACGTGCTCCAGCCCGGCAACTCCTGCACCGTCGCCGTCGACACCGTCCGCTGTCCGATCACCTGGTCGGAGCCCGTCGGCATCGTCGTCACTCCCCTGGTGCGTGAACTGATCGTCCACCTGGACCGCAACCCACATCCCGGCCCCACGCGGACCAGCGTCGAAGCACTCCTGCTCGACCTGCTCGAACCCACCGCCGGCACCCGCCTTCATGTGCCGCTGCCCACCGACCCCCGCATACGGACCATCGCCGATGCGCTGATCGCGAACCCGGCCGACCGGCGCGACCTCGCCGCCTGGGGCCACGAAGTCGGCGCGGGCGTGCGGACCCTCACCCGGCTGTTCTCGAACGAAACCGGAATGACGTTCGCCCGCTGGCGCACCCACGCCCGCATGCGCGCAGCCCTGACCCACCTCGCCCGAGGCGTCTCCGTCGGAGCTACCGCCCGTGCAGTCGGGTACCGCAAACCCGGCGCATTCAGCGATGCGTTCGCCCGTGTGACCGGTCAGGCCCCAAGCGCGTGGCTGCCGCTGGAGAGGGAGAATTGA
- a CDS encoding winged helix-turn-helix transcriptional regulator encodes MSGFGPGDPFLADCPARLAVELIADKWTVVVLYGLSKGPVRHGRLIELIGGISRKVLTQTLRRLEAHGLIRRHVYAEAPPRVEYELTALGATLIDPIHVLTEWARAHGDAVLDALDAAPEPVAPGD; translated from the coding sequence ATGAGCGGTTTCGGTCCCGGTGATCCCTTTCTGGCCGACTGTCCAGCGCGTCTGGCGGTTGAGTTGATCGCCGACAAGTGGACGGTGGTCGTGCTCTACGGCCTCAGCAAGGGCCCGGTGCGCCATGGCCGGCTGATCGAGCTGATCGGCGGCATCTCACGCAAGGTGCTCACCCAGACGCTCCGACGGCTTGAGGCGCATGGGCTCATCCGCCGTCACGTTTACGCCGAGGCGCCGCCCCGCGTCGAGTACGAGCTGACTGCGCTCGGGGCGACGCTGATCGATCCGATCCACGTGCTGACCGAGTGGGCGAGGGCGCACGGCGACGCAGTGCTCGATGCGCTCGACGCCGCTCCCGAGCCGGTGGCCCCTGGCGACTGA
- a CDS encoding two-component system response regulator yields the protein MGELRPLAEGLTPESRALAMALRELFESMGVSVRRYAARRVRDAGTFSRYLNGTRVPPWEVVMDLFTDVAEHRGMAATPEAIDLVRRLHRAAVETSASPRHAVEVLEQQLAEADRVSRRSTARGDALDDALLDRKHRIADLEVRLHQLEAEWNAERERAERLAAASPDVTDLLRERDQLQDEVTRLSAQLGEAQQRRDDAEQRCTLLERQLEAVEQVQAVAAMTPAAPQAMPKVLVVDDQPDNLLAMTAVLSTLDQELVVASSGREALKALLDQDDFAVIIMDVQMPDMDGYETAAHIKRRPRTRDVPIIFLTAMGTDPEHSARGYAVDYIGKPFDPWVLRAKVAVFTGIYLEQRRLAGAQ from the coding sequence GTGGGTGAGCTGCGTCCCCTCGCCGAGGGACTGACACCGGAGTCGCGTGCGCTGGCCATGGCGCTGCGGGAGCTGTTCGAGAGCATGGGTGTCTCGGTCCGCCGCTACGCGGCCCGCCGCGTACGTGATGCCGGCACGTTCTCCCGTTACCTCAACGGCACCCGCGTCCCGCCGTGGGAGGTGGTGATGGACCTGTTCACCGACGTCGCCGAACACCGCGGCATGGCCGCCACCCCGGAGGCCATCGACCTGGTGCGCCGTCTGCACCGGGCAGCCGTCGAGACCAGCGCTTCGCCCCGCCACGCCGTGGAAGTGCTTGAGCAGCAGCTCGCCGAGGCCGACCGCGTCTCCCGCCGTTCCACCGCCCGCGGCGACGCGCTGGACGACGCGTTGCTGGACCGTAAACACCGGATCGCCGACCTGGAGGTGCGCCTGCACCAGTTGGAGGCGGAGTGGAACGCGGAACGAGAACGGGCCGAACGCCTGGCCGCGGCCAGCCCGGACGTCACCGACCTGCTGCGTGAACGTGATCAGTTGCAGGACGAGGTCACCCGCCTGTCAGCCCAGCTCGGCGAGGCGCAGCAGCGCCGGGACGACGCCGAACAGCGCTGCACCCTGCTGGAACGGCAACTGGAGGCGGTCGAACAGGTCCAGGCCGTCGCCGCGATGACCCCCGCGGCCCCGCAGGCCATGCCCAAGGTCCTCGTCGTCGACGACCAGCCGGACAATCTGCTGGCCATGACGGCGGTCCTGTCCACCCTCGACCAGGAACTGGTCGTCGCCTCCTCCGGCCGCGAAGCGCTCAAAGCCCTCCTCGACCAGGACGACTTCGCCGTGATCATCATGGATGTCCAGATGCCGGACATGGACGGTTACGAGACCGCCGCCCACATCAAACGACGTCCCCGCACCCGCGACGTGCCCATCATCTTCCTCACCGCCATGGGCACCGACCCCGAACACTCCGCACGGGGCTACGCCGTCGACTACATCGGCAAGCCCTTCGACCCCTGGGTCCTGCGGGCCAAGGTCGCGGTCTTCACCGGCATCTATCTCGAACAGCGCCGCCTCGCCGGAGCTCAGTGA
- a CDS encoding TetR/AcrR family transcriptional regulator, producing MQDRAVTTRHTILTTAAEVIIERGYGGASISQITARAGVAAGAVYFHFRSKEGIAHALLGLDLLEGLPPRRGPALQYWSDLTLLMAQRLDTDPKVRAAPYLAALADNHDGWPSPWPAWRATVARPLHAAEREGELQAHVQPEAVAELLISAWAGMAGHRTPGTAQAQMRTFLDCCLPGIAMPAVVTRTEQNL from the coding sequence GTGCAGGACCGGGCAGTCACCACACGGCACACCATCCTGACCACAGCCGCCGAGGTCATCATCGAGCGCGGCTACGGCGGAGCGTCCATTTCGCAGATCACCGCGCGGGCGGGCGTCGCCGCGGGAGCGGTGTACTTCCACTTCCGCAGCAAAGAAGGCATCGCCCACGCGCTGCTCGGCCTCGACCTCCTGGAAGGTCTGCCCCCGCGCCGCGGCCCGGCCCTGCAGTACTGGAGCGACCTCACGCTACTGATGGCCCAGCGCCTCGACACCGACCCGAAAGTCCGGGCCGCACCGTACCTGGCCGCACTCGCCGACAACCACGACGGCTGGCCTTCACCCTGGCCCGCCTGGCGAGCTACGGTCGCCCGACCGCTGCACGCCGCCGAGAGGGAAGGCGAGCTCCAGGCACACGTACAACCCGAGGCCGTCGCCGAGCTGCTGATCAGCGCATGGGCCGGAATGGCCGGCCACCGCACCCCCGGTACGGCCCAGGCGCAGATGCGCACGTTCCTCGACTGCTGCCTGCCCGGAATCGCCATGCCTGCGGTCGTGACCCGGACGGAACAGAACCTTTGA
- the tpg gene encoding telomere-protecting terminal protein Tpg — protein sequence MSLFGDGLDAAVQKAFTRPAPKSAGAQMRYLVRQLGGTKAVARMLRISQRTVERYVKDQIRKPRPNLAARLEREVKSRWQPQIRAKARQKAATTDGIVVDVHARLGYTAPIGTTDQDRIRHLTVALPPQHAARLFDAQQQGAGDDRLRELTAEALKEVYFQDDGRRAGSLQEVQINDVIHLDFEL from the coding sequence ATGAGCCTGTTCGGAGACGGCCTGGACGCCGCGGTGCAGAAAGCCTTCACCCGCCCGGCGCCGAAGTCGGCCGGCGCGCAAATGCGGTACCTGGTCAGGCAGTTGGGGGGTACCAAGGCGGTCGCCCGAATGCTGCGGATCTCCCAGCGCACCGTGGAGCGGTACGTCAAGGACCAGATCAGAAAACCCCGCCCTAACCTCGCCGCGCGCCTGGAGCGTGAGGTGAAGTCCCGATGGCAGCCACAGATCCGGGCCAAGGCACGACAGAAGGCGGCGACGACGGACGGCATCGTCGTCGACGTCCACGCCCGCCTCGGCTACACCGCGCCGATCGGAACGACGGACCAGGACCGCATCCGCCACCTCACCGTCGCACTGCCGCCCCAACACGCCGCCCGCCTCTTCGACGCCCAGCAGCAGGGCGCCGGCGACGACCGACTGCGCGAGCTGACTGCCGAAGCCCTCAAGGAGGTGTACTTCCAGGATGACGGCCGCCGCGCCGGCTCCCTGCAGGAAGTACAGATCAACGACGTGATCCACTTGGACTTCGAGTTGTAG
- a CDS encoding SDR family oxidoreductase, producing the protein MTHLSGKVALVTGSSRGIGRGIAERLARDGALVAVHYGSNRTTAEETAASIAEAGGRAFTVGAELGVPGDVDTLVTGLESGLRAHGESMLDILVHNAGLNFMGRPIEVLTPEEFDQMVAVNVKAPFFLTQRLLPRLRDGGRIVNISSVSTRLASDHGIGYPLTKGALDVFSHTLAKHLGPRGITVNSVVVGFTRTDMTADALSDPATLERNISRTALGRIGQVPDIADAVAFLASDDARWITGAKVDVTGGVNL; encoded by the coding sequence GTGACACATCTCAGCGGAAAGGTCGCACTGGTCACCGGCAGCAGCCGGGGCATCGGACGAGGCATCGCCGAACGCCTGGCCCGGGACGGCGCTTTGGTCGCCGTGCACTACGGCAGCAACCGGACGACGGCCGAGGAAACCGCCGCGTCCATCGCCGAGGCCGGCGGCCGGGCCTTCACCGTAGGCGCCGAGCTGGGCGTTCCCGGCGACGTGGACACACTCGTGACCGGGCTGGAGAGCGGACTGCGCGCACACGGGGAATCGATGCTCGACATCCTGGTGCACAACGCGGGACTCAACTTCATGGGGCGGCCGATCGAGGTGCTCACTCCCGAGGAGTTCGACCAGATGGTCGCCGTCAACGTCAAGGCACCGTTCTTCCTCACTCAGCGCCTGCTGCCACGATTGCGCGACGGCGGCCGGATCGTCAACATCTCCTCCGTCTCCACCCGTCTCGCCTCGGATCACGGCATCGGCTACCCGCTCACCAAGGGCGCACTCGACGTGTTCAGCCACACCCTGGCCAAGCATCTCGGCCCCCGAGGCATCACCGTCAACTCCGTCGTGGTCGGATTCACCCGCACTGACATGACTGCCGATGCGCTGTCCGACCCGGCGACCCTGGAGCGCAATATCAGCCGTACTGCCCTCGGCCGGATCGGCCAGGTCCCGGACATCGCCGACGCGGTCGCCTTTCTGGCGTCCGACGATGCCCGCTGGATCACCGGCGCAAAGGTCGACGTCACCGGCGGCGTCAACCTGTAG
- a CDS encoding YlcI/YnfO family protein, with translation MSKPVTIRVPEELHAQLQERAEAEGTTVTALITEAARNAVRDPRLESAADLFRRFVAQNADAFDAAFPDDAPAGLDAGDSPGRAA, from the coding sequence ATGTCGAAGCCAGTGACCATCCGGGTCCCCGAAGAACTGCACGCCCAGTTGCAGGAGCGGGCGGAGGCCGAGGGCACCACGGTGACCGCGCTGATCACCGAGGCCGCGCGCAACGCGGTCCGCGACCCCCGCCTCGAAAGTGCCGCGGATCTCTTCCGGCGGTTCGTCGCCCAGAACGCCGACGCCTTCGACGCGGCCTTCCCGGACGACGCCCCCGCCGGCCTGGACGCCGGTGATTCTCCGGGCCGGGCGGCCTGA
- the rph gene encoding rifamycin-inactivating phosphotransferase: protein MTERYVWDLKEIDETQVAVVGGKAAHLGVLSRIDGIRVPAGFCVTTDAFRRVMAAAPALDERLDLLSRVAPDDREAIRTLSAQIRRTIEEIAVPDDLVAAITRALARLGEQAACAVRSSATAEDLPTASFAGQQDTYLNVVGPTAVLQHVSRCWASLFTERAVTYRRRNGIDHRTVHMAVVVQQMVFPQASGILFTADPVTGNRKVATVDAGFGLGEALVSGLVNPDVFKVRDGEVVAKEIAAKERAVQALADGGTREVAVEAQRQEEPALTDAQVVRLVQLGRRIEAHFGRPQDIEWCLADDGFQIVQSRPVTTLFPVPEADDAENHVYVSVGHQQMMTDAMKPLGLSTWQLTAMAPMHTAGGRLFVDVTRRLASPGSRAGLLDLIGKGDPLTRDALETVLDRDGFVPSLPDPAPGKPPVGGAPAPIATDPAVVTELIERSQASVAALERDIRSKTGPALFDFLLEAFEEHKRVLGDPVSMQVIMAGMEATWWLNDKLYEWLGEKNVADTLTLSAPDNITSEMGLALLDVADAIRPYPEVVTFLQGVQEGGTRDEAVRSGDTRGGGARHDGVRHEGARHEDVCHEGFLDELAKLTGGPEARDAIEDYLDRYGMRCVGEIDITRPRWRERPTTLVPVILDNVRNFEPGAAERRFEEGRQKALKKEQDVLSRLRALPDGDRKADETKRMIDRVRTFIGYREYPKYGIISRYFVYKQALVGEAERLVRAGVLAEREDVFYLTFQEFHEAVRSHQVDDQLIRERKEAFRSYQALTPPRVLTSDGEAVNGSYRRDDVPAGALTGLPVSAGTVEGRARVVLDMADADLEAGDILVTAFTDPSWSPLFVGIAGLVTEVGGLMTHGAVIAREYGLPAVVGVAQATRLIRDGQRIRVHGTDGYVEILS, encoded by the coding sequence ATGACCGAGCGGTACGTGTGGGACCTGAAAGAGATCGACGAGACGCAGGTCGCGGTCGTGGGCGGCAAGGCCGCGCACCTGGGCGTGCTGTCGCGCATCGACGGCATCCGCGTCCCGGCGGGCTTCTGTGTGACGACGGACGCCTTCCGGCGGGTCATGGCGGCAGCGCCGGCGCTCGATGAGCGGCTCGATCTGCTGTCGCGCGTGGCCCCGGACGACCGGGAGGCGATCCGTACGCTCAGTGCGCAGATCCGCCGGACCATCGAAGAGATCGCCGTCCCGGACGATCTCGTGGCGGCGATCACCCGCGCGCTCGCCCGGCTCGGCGAGCAGGCCGCCTGCGCCGTCCGGTCCAGCGCGACGGCGGAGGACCTGCCGACGGCCTCTTTTGCCGGCCAGCAGGACACGTACCTGAACGTGGTGGGCCCGACGGCGGTCCTCCAGCACGTCAGCCGGTGCTGGGCCTCACTGTTCACCGAGCGGGCCGTGACCTACCGCCGTCGGAACGGCATCGACCACCGTACGGTCCACATGGCTGTGGTCGTGCAGCAGATGGTCTTCCCGCAGGCGTCCGGCATCCTGTTCACGGCCGATCCCGTCACCGGCAACCGGAAGGTCGCCACCGTGGACGCCGGCTTCGGCCTCGGCGAGGCGCTGGTCTCCGGCCTGGTGAACCCGGACGTCTTCAAGGTGCGGGACGGCGAGGTCGTCGCCAAGGAGATCGCCGCCAAGGAGCGTGCCGTTCAGGCCCTGGCGGACGGCGGCACGCGGGAAGTGGCGGTCGAGGCGCAGCGGCAGGAAGAGCCCGCGCTGACGGATGCGCAGGTCGTACGGCTCGTCCAGCTCGGGCGGCGGATCGAGGCGCACTTCGGCCGCCCGCAGGACATCGAATGGTGTCTGGCCGACGACGGCTTCCAGATCGTGCAGAGTCGGCCGGTCACGACGCTGTTTCCCGTTCCGGAGGCGGACGACGCGGAAAATCACGTCTACGTCTCCGTCGGGCATCAGCAGATGATGACGGACGCCATGAAGCCCCTGGGACTCTCCACGTGGCAGTTGACGGCCATGGCGCCGATGCACACGGCCGGCGGGAGGCTGTTCGTCGACGTCACCCGGCGCCTGGCCTCGCCCGGGAGCCGCGCCGGGCTCCTGGACCTCATCGGCAAGGGCGACCCGCTGACCAGGGATGCCTTGGAGACCGTGCTCGACCGCGACGGTTTCGTCCCGTCGCTCCCGGACCCGGCCCCCGGCAAGCCGCCGGTCGGCGGTGCGCCCGCCCCGATCGCCACCGATCCGGCCGTCGTCACCGAGCTGATCGAGCGCAGCCAGGCATCCGTCGCCGCCCTGGAACGCGACATCCGGTCGAAGACCGGGCCGGCGCTCTTCGACTTCCTGCTGGAGGCGTTCGAGGAGCACAAGCGAGTTCTCGGCGACCCCGTGAGCATGCAGGTGATCATGGCGGGGATGGAGGCCACGTGGTGGCTCAACGACAAGCTGTACGAGTGGCTGGGCGAGAAGAACGTGGCTGACACGCTGACGCTGTCCGCCCCCGACAACATCACGTCGGAGATGGGACTGGCGCTGCTCGACGTCGCGGACGCGATCCGCCCGTATCCGGAGGTGGTGACGTTCCTGCAGGGAGTACAGGAGGGCGGGACCAGGGACGAGGCTGTCCGGAGCGGGGATACCCGGGGCGGGGGCGCCCGGCATGACGGCGTCCGGCATGAAGGTGCCCGGCATGAGGATGTCTGTCACGAGGGCTTCCTGGACGAGCTGGCGAAGCTCACGGGCGGACCCGAAGCGCGCGACGCCATCGAGGACTACCTCGACCGGTACGGCATGCGCTGCGTCGGCGAGATCGACATCACCAGGCCGCGCTGGCGCGAGCGCCCCACCACACTCGTCCCCGTGATCCTCGACAACGTCAGGAACTTCGAACCGGGCGCCGCCGAGCGCCGTTTCGAGGAAGGACGGCAGAAGGCGCTGAAGAAGGAACAGGACGTACTGTCACGCCTGCGGGCCCTGCCGGACGGGGACCGGAAGGCCGACGAGACCAAGCGGATGATCGACCGGGTCCGCACCTTCATCGGGTACCGCGAGTACCCGAAGTACGGCATCATCAGCCGCTACTTCGTCTACAAGCAGGCCCTGGTGGGGGAGGCGGAGCGCCTGGTGCGGGCCGGGGTGCTGGCCGAGCGGGAGGACGTCTTCTACCTCACGTTCCAGGAGTTCCACGAGGCCGTGCGCTCGCACCAGGTGGACGACCAGCTCATCCGGGAGCGCAAGGAAGCGTTCCGGTCGTACCAGGCACTCACACCGCCCAGGGTGCTCACCTCGGACGGTGAGGCCGTCAACGGGTCGTACCGGCGTGACGACGTGCCGGCCGGCGCCCTGACCGGCCTCCCGGTCTCCGCCGGGACCGTCGAGGGGCGGGCCCGCGTCGTCCTCGACATGGCGGACGCCGACCTCGAAGCAGGCGACATCCTGGTCACGGCCTTCACCGACCCCAGTTGGTCGCCGCTGTTCGTCGGTATCGCGGGCCTGGTGACGGAGGTCGGCGGCCTCATGACCCACGGCGCGGTGATCGCCAGGGAGTACGGCTTGCCGGCCGTCGTGGGGGTGGCGCAGGCCACCCGGCTGATCAGGGACGGGCAGCGGATCCGCGTGCACGGAACCGACGGGTACGTCGAGATCCTGTCCTGA
- a CDS encoding NADP-dependent oxidoreductase, producing MRVITQQTLGGPEVLTIVDAPEPQPLPTEVLVRVKAIGLNPLEARLRAGEFPLIGRPPFVLGWDISGVVGEAPQTWRFRPGDEVFGMPLFPRAAGAYAEVVSAPALHLVRKPTSLSHVEAAALPIVGLTAWQGLVDLAGVTEGDRVLVHGGGGGVGHVAIQTAKARGAHVVATASGSKREFVEGCGADEVIDYTAVDFTEAVHDIDVVLDTIGGDTAERSLDVLRPGGHLVTAVVEEDAKLAAEYEAAGMRFSGIAVDPDPVALRGLVGLVEQGRLRVQVQETFPFERVADAHRLLDGGHLQGKLVLTV from the coding sequence ATGCGAGTCATTACCCAGCAGACCCTCGGCGGTCCCGAGGTGCTCACCATCGTGGACGCGCCCGAGCCCCAGCCCCTGCCCACCGAGGTTCTCGTCCGCGTCAAGGCGATCGGGTTGAACCCGCTGGAGGCGCGCCTGCGCGCCGGTGAGTTCCCACTCATCGGCCGGCCGCCATTCGTACTCGGCTGGGACATCAGCGGCGTGGTCGGCGAGGCGCCGCAGACGTGGCGGTTCAGGCCCGGCGACGAAGTGTTCGGGATGCCGCTGTTCCCGCGAGCGGCAGGCGCGTACGCCGAGGTCGTGTCGGCTCCGGCGTTGCACCTCGTACGCAAGCCGACGTCACTTTCGCACGTCGAGGCGGCGGCGCTGCCGATCGTCGGGCTGACGGCGTGGCAAGGCCTCGTCGACCTCGCCGGCGTGACCGAGGGCGACCGCGTCTTGGTCCACGGCGGTGGCGGCGGGGTCGGCCACGTTGCGATCCAGACAGCAAAAGCGCGCGGCGCGCATGTGGTGGCGACTGCCAGCGGGAGCAAACGGGAGTTCGTCGAGGGGTGTGGCGCCGACGAGGTGATCGACTACACGGCGGTGGACTTCACCGAGGCGGTCCACGACATCGATGTCGTGCTCGACACGATCGGCGGTGACACCGCCGAGCGGTCGCTCGACGTGCTCCGCCCAGGCGGACACCTGGTGACGGCGGTTGTCGAGGAGGACGCGAAGCTCGCCGCCGAGTACGAGGCGGCCGGCATGCGCTTCAGCGGCATCGCGGTCGATCCTGATCCGGTCGCCCTGCGAGGTCTCGTCGGACTCGTCGAGCAAGGTCGGCTCCGGGTCCAGGTACAGGAGACGTTCCCTTTCGAGCGCGTCGCCGACGCGCACCGGCTGCTCGACGGTGGTCACCTCCAAGGCAAGCTCGTGCTCACCGTCTGA
- the tap gene encoding telomere-associated protein Tap, translating into MSELFDAVDALVASRAPLPSAEERKRLRQAHGLTLDDVAGALKVRRATVSAWESAKKPTEPRGPEREAYARLLDRLAELYPAPADTADTVAPADATAPLQDAAVPDTGTGPSASTEARTSDTGPAPETADVAASKAPRNSPTPAAAPLAAAPRLARTAKSSSTSRRPVAKKAAAANPPADGADPRFENGPLAVVDVEDGKVLAYCTGGLVLDVPAKSLPALVDWTLKEARLGQPKLSGPGKPADPLLVLTEAALERYGLPVTLSEEGRVAGRIPESHKVIKQLARAQWQLTKRGFGPWARIYRPAQGSERACVQVCIPSWNALDTRHWGPAGQLAPAELARLLGTYASRVMTPRGSTAVTGLELMTALHPPTRASEPDADGKRHSEYNPGSLGTEPVDCAPCEAPDGHPLLKDLPRFHVRGPAEKLFEEAYDWARPMTDAECLRRSLVGLDVNMAFAAGANGLIVGLGAPTHVKNPVFDAKLPGSWLVDLSHIDLSRVKVAKDTWAQLDGDLLPSPFTPKGERPEGPAWYATPTVAYAVELGYDVRPIEAYVRYESGRYLDRWYTRLRDAYLATMADLGVDQNLAPADFLAAMDGYRSRDPQMAIVASAIKATVKGGLGKLRERPRGEGWRPGEPWRALARPTWRPDIRAAVISRTRINLHRKLVKHAAFTGQYPVAILSDCVVYAVDGTGPLDFLPYREGKPLPGGFKLGVNPGLVKHEGTQSTLWGEGVREQFDAPALNLARYIKDGTVTDVDHGE; encoded by the coding sequence ATGTCCGAGTTGTTCGATGCGGTCGACGCGCTGGTGGCGTCCCGCGCTCCGCTGCCGTCGGCGGAGGAGCGCAAGCGGTTGCGCCAAGCCCACGGCCTGACGTTGGACGACGTGGCCGGCGCGCTGAAGGTGCGGCGGGCGACGGTGTCGGCCTGGGAGTCGGCCAAGAAGCCGACCGAGCCGCGCGGCCCGGAACGCGAGGCGTACGCCCGACTGCTCGACAGGCTCGCGGAGCTCTACCCGGCCCCGGCCGACACGGCTGACACGGTCGCCCCGGCTGACGCGACCGCCCCGCTCCAGGACGCTGCGGTGCCGGACACCGGCACCGGTCCATCCGCCTCGACGGAAGCGCGGACCTCGGACACGGGACCGGCGCCCGAGACTGCGGACGTCGCGGCATCCAAGGCCCCCCGGAACAGCCCCACTCCCGCCGCCGCCCCTCTGGCGGCCGCGCCGCGCCTGGCCCGTACTGCCAAGTCGTCCTCGACCTCACGCCGACCGGTCGCGAAGAAAGCGGCTGCGGCCAACCCCCCGGCAGATGGCGCCGACCCACGTTTCGAGAACGGGCCGCTCGCGGTCGTCGACGTCGAGGACGGGAAGGTGCTGGCGTACTGCACCGGTGGCCTGGTCCTGGACGTGCCTGCCAAGTCTCTCCCGGCCCTGGTGGACTGGACCCTCAAGGAAGCCAGGCTCGGGCAGCCGAAGCTGTCCGGCCCGGGCAAGCCGGCTGATCCGCTGCTCGTGCTCACCGAGGCCGCACTGGAGCGTTACGGCCTGCCCGTAACCCTTTCCGAGGAGGGGCGGGTGGCCGGTCGGATCCCGGAGAGCCACAAGGTCATCAAGCAACTGGCTCGCGCGCAGTGGCAGTTGACCAAGCGCGGGTTCGGGCCGTGGGCGCGCATCTACCGCCCGGCGCAAGGCTCGGAGCGTGCCTGCGTGCAGGTGTGCATCCCGTCCTGGAACGCCCTCGACACCCGCCACTGGGGCCCTGCCGGGCAGCTTGCGCCGGCGGAACTCGCGCGCCTGCTGGGCACGTACGCCTCCCGGGTGATGACCCCGCGCGGCTCCACCGCAGTCACGGGTCTGGAGCTGATGACCGCGTTGCACCCGCCGACCCGCGCCTCCGAGCCGGATGCCGACGGCAAGCGGCATTCCGAGTACAACCCCGGCTCGCTGGGCACGGAACCGGTGGACTGCGCGCCATGCGAAGCGCCGGACGGTCACCCCCTGCTCAAGGACCTGCCGCGCTTCCACGTCCGCGGCCCGGCGGAGAAGCTGTTCGAGGAGGCGTACGACTGGGCGCGGCCGATGACTGACGCCGAGTGCCTGCGTCGCAGCCTCGTGGGCCTGGACGTCAACATGGCGTTCGCTGCCGGAGCCAACGGCCTGATCGTCGGCCTCGGCGCTCCGACCCACGTCAAGAACCCCGTGTTCGATGCGAAGCTGCCTGGTTCGTGGCTGGTCGACCTGTCGCACATCGACCTGTCCCGGGTGAAGGTCGCCAAGGACACGTGGGCGCAGCTTGACGGTGACCTGCTGCCCAGCCCGTTCACGCCGAAGGGCGAGCGCCCCGAGGGCCCGGCCTGGTACGCGACGCCGACCGTCGCCTACGCGGTGGAACTCGGCTACGACGTGCGCCCCATCGAGGCGTACGTACGGTACGAGAGCGGCCGCTACCTGGACAGATGGTACACCCGGCTGCGCGATGCCTACCTCGCCACCATGGCCGACCTCGGCGTCGACCAGAACCTGGCGCCGGCCGACTTCCTGGCGGCGATGGACGGCTACCGCAGCCGCGACCCGCAGATGGCGATCGTGGCGTCCGCGATCAAGGCGACGGTCAAGGGCGGCCTCGGCAAGCTGCGCGAGCGCCCGCGCGGCGAGGGCTGGCGCCCCGGCGAGCCGTGGCGCGCCCTCGCCCGGCCGACCTGGCGTCCCGACATCCGCGCGGCCGTCATCTCCCGTACACGGATCAACCTGCACCGCAAACTCGTCAAGCACGCGGCGTTCACGGGCCAGTACCCGGTCGCGATCCTCTCCGACTGTGTCGTGTACGCGGTCGACGGCACCGGCCCGCTGGACTTCCTGCCGTACCGGGAGGGCAAGCCGCTGCCTGGCGGCTTCAAGCTCGGAGTCAACCCTGGCCTGGTCAAGCATGAGGGCACCCAGAGCACGCTGTGGGGCGAGGGCGTACGGGAACAGTTCGACGCCCCGGCGCTCAACCTCGCCCGGTACATCAAGGACGGCACCGTCACCGACGTCGACCATGGGGAGTAG
- a CDS encoding toxin Doc, which produces MELHIDLRWLLERQAEVLPKHPSVHDFSSLVAAVARHRVNTPQVGVAVDNAWRAAALMHTIIRLRPLPARNALYGAAVAVSYMDAAGEGIDPPYGALIDLARDLHAGHVDGYDAADRIRSWRI; this is translated from the coding sequence GTGGAGCTGCACATCGACCTCCGCTGGCTGCTCGAACGCCAGGCGGAGGTGTTGCCCAAGCACCCCTCGGTCCACGACTTCTCCAGCCTCGTGGCGGCGGTCGCGCGTCATCGCGTCAACACCCCGCAGGTCGGCGTCGCCGTCGACAATGCCTGGCGCGCGGCCGCCCTCATGCACACCATCATCCGGCTGCGTCCCCTCCCGGCCCGCAACGCCCTGTACGGTGCCGCGGTCGCCGTGTCGTACATGGACGCCGCGGGGGAGGGGATCGACCCGCCGTACGGCGCGCTGATCGACCTCGCCCGTGACCTCCACGCCGGTCACGTCGACGGCTACGACGCGGCCGACCGCATCCGCTCCTGGCGGATCTGA